One segment of Nomascus leucogenys isolate Asia chromosome 20, Asia_NLE_v1, whole genome shotgun sequence DNA contains the following:
- the ZEB2 gene encoding zinc finger E-box-binding homeobox 2 isoform X3: MKQPIMADGPRCKRRKQANPRRKNVVNYDNVVDTGSETDEEDKLHIAEDDGIANPLDQETSPVSVPNHESSPHVSQALLPREEEEDEIREGGVEHPWHNNEILQASVDGPVKNANCTSDFEEYFAKRKLEERDGHAVSIEEYLQRSDTAIIYPEAPEELSRLGTPEANGQEENDLPPGTPDAFAQLLTCPYCDRGYKRLTSLKEHIKYRHEKNEENFSCPLCSYTFAYRTQLERHMVTHKPGTDQHQMLTQGAGNRKFKCTECGKAFKYKHHLKEHLRIHSGEKPYECPNCKKRFSHSGSYSSHISSKKCIGLISVNGRMRNNIKTGSSPNSVSSSPTNSAITQLRNKLENGKPLSMSEQTGLLKIKTEPLDFNDYKVLMATHGFSGTSPFMNGGLGATSPLGVHPSAQSPMQHLGVGMEAPLLGFPTMNSNLSEVQKVLQIVDNTVSRQKMDCKAEEISKLKGYHMKDPCSQPDEQGVTSPNIPPVGLPVVSHNGATKSIIDYTLEKVNEAKACLQSLTTDSRRQISNIKKEKLRTLIDLVTDDKMIENHNISTPFSCQFCKESFPGPIPLHQHERYLCKMNEEIKAVLQPHENIVPNKAGVFVDNKALLLSSVLSEKGMTSPINPYKDHMSVLKAYYAMNMEPNSDELLKISIAVGLPQEFVKEWFEQRKVYQYSNSRSPSLERSSKPLAPNSNPPTKDSLLPRSPVKPMDSITSPSIAELHNSVTNCDPPLRLTKPSHFTNVKPVEKLDHSRSNTPSPLNLSSTSSKNSHSSSYTPNSFSSEELQAEPLDLSLPKQMKEPKSIIATKNKTKASSISLDHNSVSSSSENSDEPLNLTFIKKEFSNSNNLDNKSTNPVFGMNPFSAKPLYTALPPQSAFPPATFMPPVQTSIPGLRPYPGLDQMSFLPHMAYTYPTGAATFADMQQRRKYQRKQGFQGELLDGAQDYMSGLDDMTDSDSCLSRKKIKKTESGMYACDLCDKTFQKSSSLLRHKYEHTGKRPHQCQICKKAFKHKHHLIEHSRLHSGEKPYQCDKCGKRFSHSGSYSQHMNHRYSYCKREAEEREAAEREAREKGHLEPTELLMNRAYLQSITPQGYSDSEERESMPRDGESEKEHEKEGEDGYGKLGRQDGDEEFEEEEEESENKSMDTDPETIRDEEETGDHSMDDSSEDGKMETKSDHEEDNMEDGM; the protein is encoded by the exons TGAAGAATGCAAATTGCACATCAGATTTTGAGGAATACTTTGCcaaaagaaaactggaggaaCGCGATGGTCATGCAGTCAGCATCGAGGAGTACCTTCAGCGCAGTGACACAGCCATTATTTACCCAGAAGCCCCTGAGGAGCTGTCTCGCCTTGGCACGCCAGAGGCCAATGGGCAAGAAGAAAATG ACCTGCCACCTGGAACTCCAGATGCTTTTGCCCAACTGCTGACCTGCCCCTACTGCGACCGGGGCTACAAGCGCTTGACATCACTGAAGGAGCACATCAAGTACCGCCACGAGAAGAATGAAGAGAACTTTTCCTGCCCTCTCTGTAGCTACACGTTTGCCTACCGCACCCAGCTCGAGCGGCATATGGTGACGCACAAGCCAGGGACAGATCAG caccaaatgctaACCCAAGGAGCAGGTAATCGCAAGTTCAAATGCACAGAGTGCGGCAAGGCCTTCAAATATAAACACCATCTGAAAGAACACCTGCGAATTCACAGTG gTGAAAAACCTTACGAGTGCCCAAACTGCAAGAAACGTTTCTCCCATTCTGGTTCCTACAGTTCGCACATCAGCAGCAAGAAATGTATTGGTTTAATCTCTGTAAATGGCCGAATGAGAAACAATATCAAGACGGGTTCTTCCCctaattctgtttcttcttctcctACTAATTCAGCCATTACCCAGTTAAGAAACAAGTTGGAGAATGGAAAACCACTTAGTATGTCTGAACAGACAGGcttacttaaaattaaaacagaaccACTAGACTTCAATGACTATAAAGTTCTTATGGCTACACACGGGTTTAGTGGCACTAGTCCCTTTATGAATGGTGGGCTTGGAGCCACCAGCCCTTTAGGAGTTCATCCATCTGCTCAGAGTCCAATGCAGCACTTAGGTGTAGGGATGGAAGCCCCTTTACTTGGGTTTCCCACCATGAATAGTAATTTAAGTGAGGTACAAAAGGTTCTACAGATTGTGGACAATACTGTTTCCAGGCAAAAAATGGACTGCAAGGCTGAAGAAATTTCAAAGTTGAAAGGTTATCACATGAAGGATCCATGCTCTCAACCTGACGAACAGGGAGTTACTTCTCCTAATATTCCGCCTGTTGGTCTTCCGGTAGTGAGTCATAATGGTGCCACTAAAAGTATTATTGACTATACGTTAGAAAAAGTCAATGAAGCCAAAGCTTGCCTCCAGAGCTTGACTACTGACTCAAGGAGACAGATCAGTAATATAAAGAAAGAGAAGCTACGTACTTTAATAGATTTGGTCACTGATGACAAAATGATTGAGAACCACAACATATCCACTCCATTTTCATGCCAGTTCTGTAAAGAAAGTTTTCCTGGCCCCATCCCTTTGCATCAGCATGAGCGGTACCTTTGTAAGATGAATGAAGAGATCAAGGCGGTCCTGCAGCCTCATGAAAACATAGTCCCCAACAAAGCCGGAGTTTTTGTTGATAATAAAGCCCTCCTCTTGTCATCTGTACTTTCTGAGAAAGGAATGACAAGCCCCATCAACCCATACAAGGACCACATGTCTGTACTCAAAGCATACTATGCTATGAACATGGAGCCCAACTCCGATGAACTGCTGAAAATTTCCATTGCTGTGGGCCTTCCTCAGGAATTTGTGAAGGAATGGTTTGAACAACGAAAAGTCTACCAGTACTCAAATTCCAGGTCCCCATCCCTGGAAAGAAGCTCCAAGCCGTTAGCTCCCAACAGTAACCCTCCCACAAAAGACTCTTTATTACCCAGGTCTCCCGTAAAACCTATGGACTCCATAACATCACCATCTATAGCAGAACTCCACAACAGTGTGACGAATTGTGATCCTCCTCTCAGGCTAACAAAACCTTCCCATTTTACCAATGTTAAACCAGTTGAGAAATTGGACCACTCCAGGAGTAATACTCCTTCTCCCTTAAATCTTTCCTCCACATCTTCTAAAAACTCCCACAGTAGTTCATACACTCCAAACAGCTTCTCTTCTGAGGAGCTCCAGGCTGAGCCTTTAGACTTGTCGTtaccaaaacaaatgaaagaacccAAAAGTATTATAGccacaaagaacaaaacaaaagctagTAGCATCAGTTTAGATCATAACAGTGtttcttcctcatctgaaaactCAGATGAGCCTCTGAACTTGACTTTTATCAAGAAGGAATTCTCAAATTCAAATAATCTGGACAACAAAAGCACTAACCCAGTGTTCGGCATGAACCCATTTAGTGCCAAACCTTTATACACAGCTCTTCCACCTCAAAGCGCATTTCCCCCTGCTACTTTCATGCCACCAGTCCAGACCAGTATTCCTGGGCTACGACCATACCCAGGACTGGATCAGATGAGCTTCCTACCACATATGGCCTACACCTACCCAACTGGAGCAGCTACTTTTGCTGATATGCAGCAAAGGAGAAAGTACCAGCGGAAACAAGGATTTCAG ggagaattgcttgatggAGCACAAGACTACATGTCAGGCCTAGATGACATGACAGACTCCGACTCCTGTCTGTCTCGCAAGAAGATCAAGAAGACAGAGAGTGGCATGTATGCATGTGACTTATGTGACAAGACATTCCAGAAAAGCAGTTCCCTTCTGCGACATAAATACGAACACACAG GAAAAAGACCACATCAGTGTCAGATTTGTAAGAAAGCGTTTAAACACAAGCACCACCTTATCGAGCACTCAAGGCTTCACTCGGGCGAGAAGCCCTATCAGTGTGATAAATGTGGCAAGCGCTTCTCACACTCGGGCTCGTACTCGCAGCACATGAATCACAGGTATTCCTACTGCAAGCGGGAGGCGGAGGAGCGGGAAGCGGCGGAGCGCGAGGCGCGCGAGAAAGGGCACTTGGAACCCACCGAGCTGCTGATGAACCGGGCTTACTTGCAGAGCATTACCCCTCAGGGGTACTCTGACTCGGAGGAGAGGGAGAGTATGCCGAGGGATGGCGAGAGCGAGAAGGAGCACGAGAAAGAAGGCGAGGATGGCTACGGGAAGCTGGGCAGACAGGATGGCGACGAGGAGTtcgaggaggaagaggaagaaagtgaaaataaaagtatgGATACGGATCCCGAAACGATACGAGATGAAGAAGAGACTGGAGATCACTCCATGGACGATAGTTCGGAGGATGGGAAAATGGAAACCAAATCAGACCACGAGGAAGACAATATGGAAGATGGCATGTAA
- the ZEB2 gene encoding zinc finger E-box-binding homeobox 2 isoform X4, which translates to MKEDYDTMGPEATIQTTINNGTVKNANCTSDFEEYFAKRKLEERDGHAVSIEEYLQRSDTAIIYPEAPEELSRLGTPEANGQEENDLPPGTPDAFAQLLTCPYCDRGYKRLTSLKEHIKYRHEKNEENFSCPLCSYTFAYRTQLERHMVTHKPGTDQHQMLTQGAGNRKFKCTECGKAFKYKHHLKEHLRIHSGEKPYECPNCKKRFSHSGSYSSHISSKKCIGLISVNGRMRNNIKTGSSPNSVSSSPTNSAITQLRNKLENGKPLSMSEQTGLLKIKTEPLDFNDYKVLMATHGFSGTSPFMNGGLGATSPLGVHPSAQSPMQHLGVGMEAPLLGFPTMNSNLSEVQKVLQIVDNTVSRQKMDCKAEEISKLKGYHMKDPCSQPDEQGVTSPNIPPVGLPVVSHNGATKSIIDYTLEKVNEAKACLQSLTTDSRRQISNIKKEKLRTLIDLVTDDKMIENHNISTPFSCQFCKESFPGPIPLHQHERYLCKMNEEIKAVLQPHENIVPNKAGVFVDNKALLLSSVLSEKGMTSPINPYKDHMSVLKAYYAMNMEPNSDELLKISIAVGLPQEFVKEWFEQRKVYQYSNSRSPSLERSSKPLAPNSNPPTKDSLLPRSPVKPMDSITSPSIAELHNSVTNCDPPLRLTKPSHFTNVKPVEKLDHSRSNTPSPLNLSSTSSKNSHSSSYTPNSFSSEELQAEPLDLSLPKQMKEPKSIIATKNKTKASSISLDHNSVSSSSENSDEPLNLTFIKKEFSNSNNLDNKSTNPVFGMNPFSAKPLYTALPPQSAFPPATFMPPVQTSIPGLRPYPGLDQMSFLPHMAYTYPTGAATFADMQQRRKYQRKQGFQGELLDGAQDYMSGLDDMTDSDSCLSRKKIKKTESGMYACDLCDKTFQKSSSLLRHKYEHTGKRPHQCQICKKAFKHKHHLIEHSRLHSGEKPYQCDKCGKRFSHSGSYSQHMNHRYSYCKREAEEREAAEREAREKGHLEPTELLMNRAYLQSITPQGYSDSEERESMPRDGESEKEHEKEGEDGYGKLGRQDGDEEFEEEEEESENKSMDTDPETIRDEEETGDHSMDDSSEDGKMETKSDHEEDNMEDGM; encoded by the exons TGAAGAATGCAAATTGCACATCAGATTTTGAGGAATACTTTGCcaaaagaaaactggaggaaCGCGATGGTCATGCAGTCAGCATCGAGGAGTACCTTCAGCGCAGTGACACAGCCATTATTTACCCAGAAGCCCCTGAGGAGCTGTCTCGCCTTGGCACGCCAGAGGCCAATGGGCAAGAAGAAAATG ACCTGCCACCTGGAACTCCAGATGCTTTTGCCCAACTGCTGACCTGCCCCTACTGCGACCGGGGCTACAAGCGCTTGACATCACTGAAGGAGCACATCAAGTACCGCCACGAGAAGAATGAAGAGAACTTTTCCTGCCCTCTCTGTAGCTACACGTTTGCCTACCGCACCCAGCTCGAGCGGCATATGGTGACGCACAAGCCAGGGACAGATCAG caccaaatgctaACCCAAGGAGCAGGTAATCGCAAGTTCAAATGCACAGAGTGCGGCAAGGCCTTCAAATATAAACACCATCTGAAAGAACACCTGCGAATTCACAGTG gTGAAAAACCTTACGAGTGCCCAAACTGCAAGAAACGTTTCTCCCATTCTGGTTCCTACAGTTCGCACATCAGCAGCAAGAAATGTATTGGTTTAATCTCTGTAAATGGCCGAATGAGAAACAATATCAAGACGGGTTCTTCCCctaattctgtttcttcttctcctACTAATTCAGCCATTACCCAGTTAAGAAACAAGTTGGAGAATGGAAAACCACTTAGTATGTCTGAACAGACAGGcttacttaaaattaaaacagaaccACTAGACTTCAATGACTATAAAGTTCTTATGGCTACACACGGGTTTAGTGGCACTAGTCCCTTTATGAATGGTGGGCTTGGAGCCACCAGCCCTTTAGGAGTTCATCCATCTGCTCAGAGTCCAATGCAGCACTTAGGTGTAGGGATGGAAGCCCCTTTACTTGGGTTTCCCACCATGAATAGTAATTTAAGTGAGGTACAAAAGGTTCTACAGATTGTGGACAATACTGTTTCCAGGCAAAAAATGGACTGCAAGGCTGAAGAAATTTCAAAGTTGAAAGGTTATCACATGAAGGATCCATGCTCTCAACCTGACGAACAGGGAGTTACTTCTCCTAATATTCCGCCTGTTGGTCTTCCGGTAGTGAGTCATAATGGTGCCACTAAAAGTATTATTGACTATACGTTAGAAAAAGTCAATGAAGCCAAAGCTTGCCTCCAGAGCTTGACTACTGACTCAAGGAGACAGATCAGTAATATAAAGAAAGAGAAGCTACGTACTTTAATAGATTTGGTCACTGATGACAAAATGATTGAGAACCACAACATATCCACTCCATTTTCATGCCAGTTCTGTAAAGAAAGTTTTCCTGGCCCCATCCCTTTGCATCAGCATGAGCGGTACCTTTGTAAGATGAATGAAGAGATCAAGGCGGTCCTGCAGCCTCATGAAAACATAGTCCCCAACAAAGCCGGAGTTTTTGTTGATAATAAAGCCCTCCTCTTGTCATCTGTACTTTCTGAGAAAGGAATGACAAGCCCCATCAACCCATACAAGGACCACATGTCTGTACTCAAAGCATACTATGCTATGAACATGGAGCCCAACTCCGATGAACTGCTGAAAATTTCCATTGCTGTGGGCCTTCCTCAGGAATTTGTGAAGGAATGGTTTGAACAACGAAAAGTCTACCAGTACTCAAATTCCAGGTCCCCATCCCTGGAAAGAAGCTCCAAGCCGTTAGCTCCCAACAGTAACCCTCCCACAAAAGACTCTTTATTACCCAGGTCTCCCGTAAAACCTATGGACTCCATAACATCACCATCTATAGCAGAACTCCACAACAGTGTGACGAATTGTGATCCTCCTCTCAGGCTAACAAAACCTTCCCATTTTACCAATGTTAAACCAGTTGAGAAATTGGACCACTCCAGGAGTAATACTCCTTCTCCCTTAAATCTTTCCTCCACATCTTCTAAAAACTCCCACAGTAGTTCATACACTCCAAACAGCTTCTCTTCTGAGGAGCTCCAGGCTGAGCCTTTAGACTTGTCGTtaccaaaacaaatgaaagaacccAAAAGTATTATAGccacaaagaacaaaacaaaagctagTAGCATCAGTTTAGATCATAACAGTGtttcttcctcatctgaaaactCAGATGAGCCTCTGAACTTGACTTTTATCAAGAAGGAATTCTCAAATTCAAATAATCTGGACAACAAAAGCACTAACCCAGTGTTCGGCATGAACCCATTTAGTGCCAAACCTTTATACACAGCTCTTCCACCTCAAAGCGCATTTCCCCCTGCTACTTTCATGCCACCAGTCCAGACCAGTATTCCTGGGCTACGACCATACCCAGGACTGGATCAGATGAGCTTCCTACCACATATGGCCTACACCTACCCAACTGGAGCAGCTACTTTTGCTGATATGCAGCAAAGGAGAAAGTACCAGCGGAAACAAGGATTTCAG ggagaattgcttgatggAGCACAAGACTACATGTCAGGCCTAGATGACATGACAGACTCCGACTCCTGTCTGTCTCGCAAGAAGATCAAGAAGACAGAGAGTGGCATGTATGCATGTGACTTATGTGACAAGACATTCCAGAAAAGCAGTTCCCTTCTGCGACATAAATACGAACACACAG GAAAAAGACCACATCAGTGTCAGATTTGTAAGAAAGCGTTTAAACACAAGCACCACCTTATCGAGCACTCAAGGCTTCACTCGGGCGAGAAGCCCTATCAGTGTGATAAATGTGGCAAGCGCTTCTCACACTCGGGCTCGTACTCGCAGCACATGAATCACAGGTATTCCTACTGCAAGCGGGAGGCGGAGGAGCGGGAAGCGGCGGAGCGCGAGGCGCGCGAGAAAGGGCACTTGGAACCCACCGAGCTGCTGATGAACCGGGCTTACTTGCAGAGCATTACCCCTCAGGGGTACTCTGACTCGGAGGAGAGGGAGAGTATGCCGAGGGATGGCGAGAGCGAGAAGGAGCACGAGAAAGAAGGCGAGGATGGCTACGGGAAGCTGGGCAGACAGGATGGCGACGAGGAGTtcgaggaggaagaggaagaaagtgaaaataaaagtatgGATACGGATCCCGAAACGATACGAGATGAAGAAGAGACTGGAGATCACTCCATGGACGATAGTTCGGAGGATGGGAAAATGGAAACCAAATCAGACCACGAGGAAGACAATATGGAAGATGGCATGTAA